One bacterium genomic window carries:
- a CDS encoding type II toxin-antitoxin system VapC family toxin, producing MIVLDTSVIVKWYNKEEGTDKALKIQKSHIQGEEKISVPDLMLYELANAIRFSPANDLEELIAIIDNLSKLKLNIILPTTDIIKEAGRISFRYKISIFMMQSILPCL from the coding sequence ATGATTGTTTTAGATACATCAGTAATTGTAAAATGGTATAATAAAGAAGAAGGGACTGATAAAGCACTTAAGATTCAAAAAAGCCACATCCAAGGGGAGGAAAAGATAAGTGTGCCTGATTTGATGCTATATGAATTGGCAAATGCAATTAGATTCAGTCCAGCAAATGACCTTGAAGAACTGATAGCAATAATTGATAATCTTAGTAAGTTGAAGCTCAATATTATTCTTCCAACTACTGATATAATAAAGGAAGCAGGCAGAATTTCATTTAGGTATAAGATTAGTATTTTTATGATGCAGTCTATCTTGCCTTGTCTTTGA
- a CDS encoding 4Fe-4S dicluster domain-containing protein — protein MAFYTIEKTKIRSFLNRLLTEFTLIAPLKKDNRTSFEEVVNSGEVVLTSRNTDKSPKGSFFPQTEVMFSYKEGKIHKPEMKGRRLLFGIRPCDAKGFVLLDKVFAGGDFEDVYYKEKREGALIFGMACNEPQTTCFCTSFHTGPYDKENVDVFWVDIGEGFLLESITERGEAVLEKQGLSKASSEDIRKVDELKKAAESEISDRLDVSGLKEGLSGLFDNPIWEEIYLRCVGCGICTFFCPTCHCFDIVDEGDRQSGKRIRIWDSCMFPLFTLHASGHQPRETGKERFRQRIMHKFNYFPEKFGEAACVGCGRCVVNCPVNLDIREVVTVQPLIDTD, from the coding sequence ATGGCCTTCTATACCATTGAAAAGACAAAGATCAGGAGTTTCCTTAATAGACTTCTTACGGAATTCACCTTGATTGCCCCGCTAAAAAAAGATAATCGGACCTCATTCGAGGAGGTCGTGAATTCAGGGGAGGTGGTCCTTACCTCAAGGAATACGGATAAGTCCCCCAAAGGCAGTTTCTTCCCCCAGACAGAGGTGATGTTCTCATATAAGGAGGGTAAGATACATAAGCCGGAGATGAAAGGAAGGAGACTCCTCTTTGGTATTCGTCCTTGCGATGCCAAGGGCTTTGTCCTTCTTGATAAGGTCTTTGCGGGAGGTGATTTTGAGGATGTCTATTATAAGGAAAAGCGGGAGGGTGCCCTAATATTTGGGATGGCCTGTAATGAACCTCAAACCACCTGTTTTTGCACTTCCTTCCATACCGGACCTTATGATAAGGAGAATGTAGATGTATTTTGGGTAGATATAGGAGAAGGCTTTCTCCTTGAGTCCATTACCGAAAGAGGGGAGGCCGTCCTTGAGAAGCAGGGATTGAGTAAAGCCTCATCAGAAGATATCCGTAAGGTAGATGAACTCAAGAAGGCGGCTGAATCTGAAATATCAGATAGGTTGGATGTCTCTGGGCTGAAGGAGGGGCTCTCAGGTTTATTCGATAACCCCATCTGGGAGGAGATTTACCTGAGATGCGTGGGGTGTGGGATATGCACCTTTTTCTGTCCCACCTGCCATTGCTTTGACATCGTGGATGAGGGCGATAGGCAGAGCGGGAAAAGAATCAGGATTTGGGATTCCTGTATGTTTCCGCTTTTTACCCTGCATGCCTCAGGACATCAGCCAAGAGAGACGGGTAAGGAGAGATTCCGTCAGCGTATAATGCACAAGTTTAATTATTTCCCGGAGAAATTTGGTGAAGCCGCCTGTGTTGGCTGCGGCAGATGTGTGGTAAATTGCCCGGTAAATCTTGATATTCGAGAAGTGGTAACCGTTCAGCCACTGATTGACACGGATTAG